The Calditrichia bacterium genomic interval AATGTGCAGTTTTTCGCTGTAGGTTTGAACAACTTCCTCAAATTTCAGGTGCTTTTCCAACAAATATTCGATGCCCTTAATTTGGAACGAATCGATACCAAAGCTGCGGGTTAAATCGTTTTGCGGATCCAAATCAACCAATAGAACCTTTTTGCCCATCAAACTAAGGGCTGCCCCCAAATTGGCTGTTAAGGTTGTTTTCCCAACACCACCTTTCAAACAAACCACAGCTAATGCAACCAAATGCCACCTCTTTCCTGATATTAATCCCTCGCCCACAATCCTTTGTGCATAGATACAAAAATCTTGTGAACCACAGCCTGATGCTAAAAAATGCAAAATCATTTCTGTTTTGGCTCGTTGCAACTCACATTTTCGGAAAGTTATTTTTTTTAGAGGAATAGCAAATAAGAGACGTATTCGCAAAAAAAAGGTGCGATCAATGTGGTCGCACCTTTTTGGAAATAAATGTAATGAAAAAAACCGGATCGAGTATTTCGGTTAATCAGCTCAGATTCGGAAAATTGCGATCGAGCGTCTGGTTCCACTCGGATACGCGATCTTTCACCGGTTCGAATATTGCATCCGTATCGCCATCGATGGACACTTTGGTGATCGTATCGCCTTGCCGGATGCTGTCAACCACTTTCTGATCGCTGTCATCCAGCACTTTTCCGAACACTGTGTGATTGTTATCCAACCAAGGCGTGGGAACATGCGTGATAAAAAACTGGCTGCCATTTGTTCCGCGTCCGGCATTGGCCATCGACAGAATCCCTGGCGAATCGTGTTTCAGATCGCGCACAAATTCATCCTCAAATCGATAGCCCGGACCTCCGCGCCCATCACCGTTCGGGCAACCGCCCTGAACCATAAAATCGGGAATCACCCGGTGAAAAATCAGGTTGTCGTAATATCCGCGGTTGGCCAAGTTTACAAAATTTGCTACCGTTAGCGGCGTTTTATCGGCATATAATTCCATTCGGATATCGCCTTTGCTGGTGTGCAGCGTAAGTTTTGGATTGCTCATTCACATACCCTTTCATTATTTATCAGATTTTTTCGGTTCAAAATCCAGCGATGCAGAGTTGATGCAATAGCGCTGTCCGGTTGGCTGGGGACCGTCCGGGAAAACGTGTCCCAGATGTGCGTTGCATTGACTGCAAAGTACTTCTGTTCGCACCATCCCGTAACTGGTATCCGTTTCCATATCAATATTTTCATTGTTTGCAGGTTTGAAAAAACTGGGCCATCCGCAACCGGAATCGTATTTGGTATCGGATTCAAACAGTTCCGCGCCGCAGCACACACAGCGGTAAAGGCCTGTTTCTTTATGATCATAAAATTTCCCGGTAAACGCACGTTCTGTGCCTTTTTTACGGGTTACTTCGTATTGCTCCGGCGTCAATTCCTTACGCCATTCGTCATCAGATTTATTGATTTTTTTAAGTTTCATGCGTTTCTCCAATGTTTTTGAACATCAATTCATATTGGCACAATAAAGTTCCACGGTACAAAAAAAAGCCCCGCACGGCGCGGGGCTAAACTTCATCGAACCTCAGGTAATTTGTTGCTAGCAAACCACCGCCGAGGCTCCTGATTTACATTCTATCACAGGATCACCTCCTTTCACAGGGTATTCATATGCGCACCCGAAATTTCCCTGGTAACATTCCCGGCGCAGCACCACTGTGGGAGAAATATATG includes:
- a CDS encoding peptidylprolyl isomerase, whose translation is MSNPKLTLHTSKGDIRMELYADKTPLTVANFVNLANRGYYDNLIFHRVIPDFMVQGGCPNGDGRGGPGYRFEDEFVRDLKHDSPGILSMANAGRGTNGSQFFITHVPTPWLDNNHTVFGKVLDDSDQKVVDSIRQGDTITKVSIDGDTDAIFEPVKDRVSEWNQTLDRNFPNLS
- the msrB gene encoding peptide-methionine (R)-S-oxide reductase MsrB, with the translated sequence MKLKKINKSDDEWRKELTPEQYEVTRKKGTERAFTGKFYDHKETGLYRCVCCGAELFESDTKYDSGCGWPSFFKPANNENIDMETDTSYGMVRTEVLCSQCNAHLGHVFPDGPQPTGQRYCINSASLDFEPKKSDK